The Symphalangus syndactylus isolate Jambi chromosome 3, NHGRI_mSymSyn1-v2.1_pri, whole genome shotgun sequence genome has a segment encoding these proteins:
- the OGN gene encoding mimecan isoform X1 gives MLAKISTTWKLFLKLLGPEILLSSLKSSHSFSHSPFHLGLMHRHEHLLRKTTKNFKTATTTLKSTLLLLLFVPLIKPAPPTQQDSRIIYDYGTDNFEESIFSQDYEDKYLDGKNIKEKETVIIPNEKSLQLQKDEAITPLPPKKENDEMPTCLLCVCLSGSVYCEEVDIDAVPPLPKESAYLYARFNKIKKLTAKDFADIPNLRRLDFTGNLIEDIEDGTFSKLSLLEELSLAENQLLKLPVLPPKLTLFNAKYNKIKSRGIKANAFKKLNNLTFLYLDHNALESVPLNLPESLRVIHLQFNNIASITDDTFCKANDTSYIRDRIEEIRLEGNPIVLGKHPNSFICLKRLPIGSYF, from the exons ATGCTGGCAAAGATCTCTACCACATGGAAACTGTTCTTAAAGCTGCTGGGCCCTGAAATTTTACTCAGCAGTTTGAAATCAAGCCATAGCTTTTCTCATTCACCCTTCCACTTGGGGCTAATGCACAGACATGAACATCTATTGAGGAAAACCACAAAAAACTTCAAAACAGCTACAACG ACTCTGAAGTCTACACTTCTCCTGTTACTGTTTGTGCCTCTGATAAAGCCAGCACCACCAACTCAGCAGGACTCACGCATTATCTATGATTATGGAACAGATAATTTTGAAGAATCCATATTTAGCCAAGATTATGAGGATAAATACCTggatggaaaaaatattaag gAAAAAGAAACTGTGATAATACCCAATGAGAAAAGTCTTCAATTACAAAAAGATGAGGCAATAACACCATTACCtcccaagaaagaaaatgatg AAATGCCCACGTGTCTGCTCTGTGTTTGTTTAAGTGGCTCTGTATACTGTGAAGAAGTTGACATTGATGCTGTACCACCCTTGCCAAAGGAATCAGCCTATCTTTACGCACgattcaacaaaattaaaaagctgaCTGCCAAAGATTTTGCAGACATAC CTAACTTAAGAAGACTCGATTTTACAGGAAATTTGATAGAAGATATAGAAGATGGTACTTTTTCAAAACTTTCTCTGTTAGAAGAACTTTCACTTGCTGAAAATCAACTACTAAAACTTCCAGTTCTTCCTCCCAAGCTCACTTTATTTAATgcaaaatacaacaaaatcaaGAGTAGGGGAATCAAAGCAAACGCATTCAAA AAACTAAATAACCTCACCTTCCTCTACTTGGACCATAATGCCCTGGAATCCGTGCCTCTTAATTTACCAGAAAGTCTACGTGTAATTCATCTTCAG tttaacaACATAGCTTCAATTACAGATGACACATTCTGCAAGGCTAATGACACCAGTTACATCCGGGACCGCATTGAAGAGATACGCCTGGAGGGCAATCCAATCGTCCTGGGAAAGCATCCAAACAGTTTTATTTGCTTAAAAAGATTGCCGATAGGGTCATACTTTTAA
- the OGN gene encoding mimecan isoform X2 — protein sequence MKTLKSTLLLLLFVPLIKPAPPTQQDSRIIYDYGTDNFEESIFSQDYEDKYLDGKNIKEKETVIIPNEKSLQLQKDEAITPLPPKKENDEMPTCLLCVCLSGSVYCEEVDIDAVPPLPKESAYLYARFNKIKKLTAKDFADIPNLRRLDFTGNLIEDIEDGTFSKLSLLEELSLAENQLLKLPVLPPKLTLFNAKYNKIKSRGIKANAFKKLNNLTFLYLDHNALESVPLNLPESLRVIHLQFNNIASITDDTFCKANDTSYIRDRIEEIRLEGNPIVLGKHPNSFICLKRLPIGSYF from the exons ATGAAGACTCTGAAGTCTACACTTCTCCTGTTACTGTTTGTGCCTCTGATAAAGCCAGCACCACCAACTCAGCAGGACTCACGCATTATCTATGATTATGGAACAGATAATTTTGAAGAATCCATATTTAGCCAAGATTATGAGGATAAATACCTggatggaaaaaatattaag gAAAAAGAAACTGTGATAATACCCAATGAGAAAAGTCTTCAATTACAAAAAGATGAGGCAATAACACCATTACCtcccaagaaagaaaatgatg AAATGCCCACGTGTCTGCTCTGTGTTTGTTTAAGTGGCTCTGTATACTGTGAAGAAGTTGACATTGATGCTGTACCACCCTTGCCAAAGGAATCAGCCTATCTTTACGCACgattcaacaaaattaaaaagctgaCTGCCAAAGATTTTGCAGACATAC CTAACTTAAGAAGACTCGATTTTACAGGAAATTTGATAGAAGATATAGAAGATGGTACTTTTTCAAAACTTTCTCTGTTAGAAGAACTTTCACTTGCTGAAAATCAACTACTAAAACTTCCAGTTCTTCCTCCCAAGCTCACTTTATTTAATgcaaaatacaacaaaatcaaGAGTAGGGGAATCAAAGCAAACGCATTCAAA AAACTAAATAACCTCACCTTCCTCTACTTGGACCATAATGCCCTGGAATCCGTGCCTCTTAATTTACCAGAAAGTCTACGTGTAATTCATCTTCAG tttaacaACATAGCTTCAATTACAGATGACACATTCTGCAAGGCTAATGACACCAGTTACATCCGGGACCGCATTGAAGAGATACGCCTGGAGGGCAATCCAATCGTCCTGGGAAAGCATCCAAACAGTTTTATTTGCTTAAAAAGATTGCCGATAGGGTCATACTTTTAA